tacagatgaCTTACATTTTAGAGACAAACACTGGCAATTTCATCTCATCCAGTGTCATGTAGTCATACTAtgattgtgttggttttgcatggcaaggttttggtagcgggggggctacaggggtggcttctgtgagaagctgctagaagcttcccctgtgtctgacagagccaatgccagccggctccaagacggacccgccgctggccaaggccaagccaatcagcgcctctgtgataacatatttaaggaagagaaaaacagttagagagcgtttttgcagccagagagaggagtgagaagatgtaagaacatctgcagacaccaaggtcagtgcagaaggagggggaggaggtgctccaggcgccggagcaagattcccctgcagcccgtggtgaagaccatggtgaagcaggctgtccccctgcagcccatggagggaggatgagggggtgtagagattccacctgcagcccgtggaggaccccacgccagagcaggtggagacacctgaaggaggctgtggccccgtgggaagcccgcgctggagcaagctcctggcaggacctgtggatccgtggagagaggagcccacgccagagcaggtttgctggcaggactcgTGACCCCgcgggggacccacgctggagcagtttgctcctgaaggtctgcaccccgtggaggggactcacgttggagaaggccgtgaaggactgtctcccgtgagagggaccccacgctggagcgggggaacgatgagaggagtcctccccctgaggatgaagaagcggcagaaacaccgcgtgaggaactgactgtaacccccactccccgtccccctgtgctgctggggggggcggaggttgaagccgggagtgaagttgagcccgggaagatgggaggggtggtgggaggtgtttttaagatttggttttatttctcattcctctactctgttttgcttagtaataaataagatgaattccctctctaagttcggtctgttttgctcatgatgataattagagaaagatctctccttgtccttatctcaacccataagtttctttcattgtaccttttctcccctgtctaatgaaagaggggagtgatagagtggctctggtgggcacctggccctcagccagggtcaacccaccacagtcatcCTATGAAAACCTCAATTATTTGGATAAAACTACTCTGATCATTTGGTCAAAAGTCAATTCTCAATAAAAAacttttgcaaaactttttgCAATACACTCCATAATCAAAACTagagcctttaaaaaaaacaagatCAAAGTACACAGTTTGGCTTAGCATAGATACCCTACAGCCCTCATTACGGTTTAAATCTTTGAAGTAATCCAAAAGGATTTGATTCTGTGGCCAGAAGGGTTAACTATGATTAGCCCAAAAGGAAGGAGGATTCAGAATTCTCTTTACAGCAAAACAATTTGAAGCAATCAGGACAAAGatctgatttttcttgaaattaagaACTGATTGTCCACTGAATAAGGATAAGGTGGTttacttgctttgtttcttcaaCAATTTCAGTACCCTGTTCAGGAAAACGTTGGGAAAGAACTAGTTTAAGTAACACATAATAATACAATAATCTCATATGTTCAACTTCACAAAGTCCTAATTTTTCTACTCACAGCAGTTTGAACACATATTGTTTCTGAACTAGATTCAAGAGCAGTCTACCAAGGCAAATTCAATTGCATACTCAGTCAATACAATACTTACACATATAAGAAAGTAAAAGGTTAGAACTAAAGAGCAGAAATTATaagcatttaagaaaagaaCATTACTATGAAAGAATGTGTTGGATAAGCAGAGGAACACAAGAATATTAGTGAGCTCTTAGCCAGATGGATGAAGTACTGCAACAACATCAGACTGCAAGAAAGAATTGAGCAGATCAGTTGTAGAACAACTGCTTCTGTGGGATGATGATAGCAACAAGTATTATCAATCAAAGCTGagcttgaaaaacagaaagactgCTGAAATTGTAAAAGGCTTTTATGGAACACCGATGGAGAAAATTGTCTTAGGGAGATTGAAGTGTAGTAACACAGAGACTCAAGAACAATGCCcgaaaggaagcagaaattaGAACCTGAATAAAGGAAACAATACTTGTATTATCCTTTCATGAATGAGAGGAACATTATAGCTATTGATACACTCTGTCAGAGACAAAATGCAGTTACTTCAACATTAAAGAGTATTTCACAATTTGAAGTTCTCTTCCAAAAATTTCATATAATAGCCAATACTCAAATTAGGTGCCCAGACAGAAACAGAGGCAGAATTGTTCTCAGTGAAATATCAACCGCTGTTCCTGAATGTAAATATGCAATATAAATCTAACAAATCAACAGATCATAAGATAAGAGTATACACCATATTTGTAATATATCACATTTTTATACTTCAAAATGTAGAACCGTGCTTCAATGAAAGCAATTGAAgcatttgttctttatttagGCTCTTACATAAAGGAGTCAAATTTaagagaatgtattttcttaccTCTATGTTGTTATTCATTAAGCCAGAGGCATCGGCAAAGTCTGGATGTTTGGTATTGATATAAGCTAACTCAATGGCCACTAGATTATGAACCTGCAACGCAATGCCATTCGCAGTTCAAAAATTCAGTGAGTAAATATAATGCTAGTCAAGAGCAATGACCTACAATGCTAGAAAGCACAGTCTAAATATCCATAGCAAAAGACCGTTCTTAATGCCCCAAAGACATTAAAGTTCTGATCCAGAAGGCAAGAAGGgaattcattcattcattgcAATACATTCAGACCTTCAGCTGTTTTGGTGGTATTTGAGTTTAGCTTGATGAAACTAACAAGCTAATCCCTCTCcagcaagaaacaaataaaactcaGCAATTTAACGAGTGTAAGCTATATAGTAATGAAATTAGCTACATAGTCAACTTTCAGCCACAAGCCACATACAATATTTGAACCAGTGAGACATGGCTTACTATGGGGGATAGGGAGCACACAGAATCATTTTTGGCTTTTCACATCAAACTTACAGAGAGTCAATAACTGAAACACTTTGTTTCTTCCCCAATAAGCAGCCCAAAGCAGACTTTTAGATTTATTCAAAGTTAGAAGTTGAATTTTTAGTTCTTACTAGCTAAAGGgcattagaaacaaaatgaacattttgtgTTGATTTTCTCTGAAACACACAGAAGAAGGTCTACAATTTTCATCATTGCATCCTGAACTCTACAGTAAATATACAGCTTCTGTTACAAGGGAGGGAAATACACCTGTATCAAAAAGCCTAGGAGATGTTAAATCTAAGTGTTAGTAAAATTCTTTTGGGGAAATTGAAACATGGGGATAACAAGCTGAAGAAGGTTCCCTCCATCCCTTTGGTTTTTATGCTTCTGTCTTCTAATATATAAGTTTCAAACCATGTAGATATTAAATACCTAGCTATTTAACAAATATAAGTTAAGATTCCCTTAATAACTTGGGTTCCTGACATTAGAGCAAAGAGAAGCATCAAGAAAGACTCCTGAAAACACAagctttttccattaaaattacaGTAGAATGAAAATTACCATTTCATTTGTGACAGGAAGTCTTCTACGCAGAAGACAGGTTACTACTTCAACTATGGCATCGTGCAATTTAGGAAACCTCAGTAAttcctaaaaacaaacaaacaagatttaCTGATGAaacttccagattttttttaggGGGAGGGGAAGCCCAATAGTTACAAACATAACtctaaaaaaatgcatttttacctGTGTACTGTAATTACTACAATGCTGGATAAtcctctgcatttcttcatGAACTAGCTCCACACAGCGCAAGCTAGGTTCTTCTAAACGTTTGATTTGTCTTTTTACCAGCAATTCAAATGAAACTTCAGGAACAAACAAGGCAGGACGGGGACCCTAGTtcaaagggagggaaaaagctGCTAAATTGTGTGTTAAAACAACATGCAATTCTAAGAAGTAGTACCTGATGAAGCGCAGAATAAACCAGGTCACAGTGCTTACACCCAAAAGAACACTCAGAACAGGTTTTAAGAGTAAAATACGTTacaagaatatttaaatttaaaagctatAAAATACAAACTTATTACCTTTAAGACAAAGTTTGTGTTAAATAATGATTAACCAGCATCCTTACAGAATTTTGAAGATTTCTACCTACTAATGTCACTCTAGGCTTACAACTATGAACAATTCTTTCACATTTGTGGAACCAAgtttaaaggaaatttattATAAAGGCAAAGACATTCTCTTCCTAACTTCAGACAGAAAAGTTACcattatttatttgaaactcCTGAGCATACAATTCTTACTGCAAGGCAGGTGGGTTTTCTGTTAAGTATAATCATAATACAGTGTCACTGATTTACAGTGTTTGGGATAATTTCAGTTATGACCATACAGAAAAATGCTTAgttatacataaaatattttcaacctgaaatttccttttttttttttttttaaattaaattaccttTGGAAACACAAAAATGTGGTATGTCatataaaaaaagacatctCTCCTGTTACTAAATGCTGTTTTACACTTTACATTTACAGAAGGATAAGAGCATGCACACAGATCATTGCTGCAGAGTACCTAATGTGCTCCACATTTCAGTAATTCTTGACTATGCAGAAACCTGACTGTCCACACTCAACACGGTACAAAAGCTGACTTAGAGCTTGACTTTGGATGTCAAACACCTAAGTACTGAACATTTTATATACTGCAAAATTCAAAAGTGAACTTACTCTGTTAATTCTTAGCAACACCAATTCCCATATTCACAAGAAACCAAATCTGTCATGTAAACACTAAACCACTGAAGAGCTGCGTTCCTTATATAGAATTAAAATATCTGAATGTGTCCTAGCCCATTCATCTCAGAGTCAGTCTTCATAACTAACAGAAGtgcttaatgaaaaaataaatgcagaggCAGTCTTCCATCATCATTTCTGTAACACAAAATAGCTTCAGCATAGGGTTGCCAAAGCTGGGCCTAGGCTTTATTTCAGCCTGTAAGTAACAGTAATGAGATGTAAGCATTCACCTTAAAACTCATTCCGTACAGGATAATGGCTGGATATTGTCATTTTTCCACTTAAAGTACCAAAAAACAGGATTCAGCCTCTTCATATTAACTCATTCAGCTGAGATCATTAATTCACAGTACTGCAGGAGTACAGATTTGTTGAAACCTCATCTTCGAATCCAATATATAGCAACAACACTTAGAAATATGGAAGAACACTCACAGTAGCATTTCTAATGGCAGTCAGAATATCAATTGTGTTAAGGCCACCCAGTGGGTCAACAGATTCTAAAGTTCTTCCAAAGGTCTCATGAAAAATGTAACAGATTCTGGCTCCACCGCATCTGAAAGAGTGGAGTAACAAATGAACAAAGTAACAAATGAAGTAGCACCAATAAAAAAAGCTCccattgcaaacattttttacagttacttggattcaaatatttttgattaTGTTACCCTCTAGTGTAGTACTATTGCCAATGAAAGCCAGCAAGAGCCACTGGGTTGATCTAACTGCTCAGTCAATATTCTAAAAAAACCTTTTGGTACTTACAGCTCTGAAGTCTCTATGTATTTTGCTGTTCCTTCAATAGTGTTACAATATTCTGTGGCAAATTTGGTAATAAGCTGCAATAAAGTGGCACTTTTGTCCTCAACAGGTTCCCCATAGCTGTTTAGCAGAGATTGGTACTGAGCAGCTAAAACATTGATTCTGGTTTTCAGTTCTGGCAAGCAATCTCTGATATGATGCATCAGTAATCTAAAaatagaagggaagaaaagtttcAGCTTTATCATCTCcattaaaacagagaagagacagaaaataatcaccaaaggaaaacatttagtcatgaaaattacagtaaattcAGAAACTGAATTTGGAACCAAGCAGAGTTTTCCTTAATATATCACTGTACAGCAccaagacagaaaggaagagtaaaaataaaagtttacaTATATTTCTAACACACCAATTTATATCTTAAAGTATCTTTAAAagcacacatttattttattttacataatatGTAATACCTGTTCAGTGTTCTAGCAAGATACTTGGTTCCGTTTCGATTGGCTAGGGAAGGAtacttcttttgaagaaaaccaTACTCATCACGAATGGAATCAGCTACACTCTTCTTATTGTTAATATCCAACTGACTCCTGAAGTTAAAAGGCAGTTACACACTAGTTAGAagtgtaaattatttttcctttacatctGTTCTGGACAAGACATCTAACAGCTGGTTTTTGCTTTGCACACATAACTTATCTTCCTTAGACAACAAagggttttatttgttgttcCATGCAGCACAGTCAACAAATCAGTATGGGTAGCAGCTGCAGACAGACCAAGCAATGCCTCTATCAAAATGGCATGAGATTTGACCTAGctaatgcaaaaaataaagagaacagTACTATAGCCATATGTAATTAGCACTAGATTAGCACTAATATATACATGATCTGTACTGGATCAGTGCTAATGTGAACAGCTGACCATCCCTCAAGCTAAGAAACAATAGCAGAAGTGACACTACAGTTCTTTTAGAAGCAGCAGCCCTACTCCTTTCTAAACTAGCAGTTGGTTGAGTGGAAGAACACACAGGCTTTTGAAAAGTGAGCAACAAGCTTCTTGCTTGCTTATTTAGAAGTTTATTTTGACGTCAAGTCACCTTATTCTTAAAATCATATTCATggttaaaaaagccaaaagcattGCTTCACATtgacagagttttaaaaatagcatccATGTATCCAGACAGACCTGTTCACTACTCCAATGATGCCAAGTTTGACTGGAATCACTCTTCCCATAAGCACATCCATAGCATCAGTGCCAGCATCCATGAGATCCAGCTTTGTGATAACAGCAAGGGTTCTTCGACCtaccaaaaggaaaattcactcacagggatgtttttttcttgatcagGGTAGCTAAAAGTCGTAACTCAAAATGTTCCTCAGACAGCTGCATGAAGTTTAATACTGCAAACCAGCAAAGACTAGCACAAGAACACATGGTGAGAGTCTACCAGGAGCCCCTTATTAACAAGAATATATCAAAGTATTTGGCAGGTACTGCTCCCCACACAGATCTGGTTAAAGTTTTAGGAACCATGCAGTTTGAAATTATAGTCATTCCTGATGTGATCAGTAATCACAACAAAGATTTTTGCATTCTACATGAGGTTAGAGGCATTACTAAGCACTTGTAGAGAAGTCTAAGTAAGGCAGGTAGGGGACTTGCAAGCGTGAGTGGACTGAACGTATTTCTAAGCATATATGTAGGACCAGATGTAATGGCAATATGTTTGGAACTATATTCGAAATACCGCTACCCGCTGGAGAAGCTGCTAAAGGAAGCAACAGGCCCACTTCCAGCACAGAGCATCAAATACATAGCTGAAAGCCTCAAGGGACTGAATAGCTTGAAATCCATCCACTGAAGAAGCTTTAGGGGATTTAATTTTGCTAAcgaaacagatttttattgaATACATGACTGAATGTTTTCCACATTACACCCAAACTTCATATTGGACActgtggaggaaaaagcaaCCTAAATTCATTAAATAGGTAAAATATTGCACATCTGAACAGGTAGGCTAACACGCACAGGATTTGTCTGGGACCTTAGTATTTCCTGGGCTCTTgggtctggaaaaaaaatgtggcaagaactttttctttaaaatataacacaCCTTTCAAgtctaaaaataaaccagtacCTCAGTGAAATCACTGGGTTCTTGGGTGCTGAAACTATCAGATGAAGTCAGAGAATCTACCTACTCTAGTACACCAAGTTCTCATTACACGCCATTATTCCTACAGAACCTGCAACATGAGCTGCCACTCCAGACCTTTAAGGTTTAGAATTTTGGGAAGTGATCCAAAAGTCACTGCTGATCATTTTTACAGGggtaaattaaaaggaaagggTCTACCGCCCTGAACCAGGACAATTTGACTGAGAAGACTGCCAGAAGAGGTTCTCCCTCAAGGTTATGTGGCTGTGGAAGCCATAAAGGCTTAGGGAGACAGGCCAAAGCAGATTCAGAGTTTGAAAATAATCAAGAAATGTTACACTTTATGGGTAGAAAAATTTGAGGGTAAAGCACACCAACGCTATATTTTAGCCTAATTTCAGTATACTTAATTTCCAAGTATACTCTTCCATATTCTTTCAAATCACACAGCGCCATTTATTAGTCAACGGTACTGACAGCACTTTCCATACACAAGCAGCAGGCACCCAGTAGCTTCAGATCTGTCTCAAAGTCaataagtaaatataaaatgataatCCTCTTTTTAGATTAATCAAATCAGTCAGTTCTGTCACACAAATGCAGGATACCAAAATGGATACTGCCAGtacatattaattttattcttactaAAAAGTCACTAAACTAATGGCTAGACAGTGAATTACTAGCTGCAGGATGACATATTTTCTCTACTAAAAGAAACATTAGACAACAAAGCATGACGTCATCCTAACAGACCACTGTACACTACTAAAAATCTCAAAACCCCCAACATTCTGTAATGCCATTTTGCTgctctggaaacagaaaatagttATCTGGCCTGTCTGAAAGCCAGAAAGCCATTAGATATTAATTCATCACAGCATTCTCTTGAGTTGCAGAGACTGTAGCAAGAAGTCTTTAAGCAAATATAATAATTGTATTTTCCAGGAAGTGCAGTGacatttggttttgttactaCTTTTTGCCCAAacaacttcagttttatttcgggatttaatttaaaaaagaagttaaattacAGGACCcagtttttcttgctgcttaCCATCTGGATCCACCTCCCGTGCAATTTTAAGTGCTTCTGAAGTGGCCATGTCTGTGTTAGCAGCTGTGACTGCCAGAATAATTGAATTTGGGTTGCTGATGAATTGAAGGATTAGCTCTCTTATTTGAAGTTCTATGTCCTTAGGCTGATCACCAACAGGCACctagagaaaaaacaatgtagAGTTGTTGAATGTTGCGTATTTATGCCTACGTGAGACCACTCATTTGAAGTTCATATCCTATACCACAGTATAGGATAGTTTTCCCGcactttccttcccccttcacaaacaaacaggaaagaaaaggaagaccttGAAAGGTATAGAAGTCAAAAACACTCTAGAAATTACAATCAATTCAAATTATTCGACACTGTTGTCAAGAAGACTTAGTATCCAAGAATCACGTGTACAACTGGCAGAGCGGGGTGTGCATGGGCAGAGAAAGAAGTTACACTGTCATCTTGGTGCCACAGAAAATTACTCAgtataaaaccagaagaaacagGACCTGAATATTTCTTCTACGGTATCCTCACTTTATACAACTTCTTACGAAAAATATGTATAGCAACTCCTGGAGAAGCAACGGcgaaaacattttcaaacttgcCAACTGTCCATCTATCTGCAGGTACAGCTTAGAAACTTCAAGTGCTACGCtaccttttttattaaaaagaacatgCAGCCCACACAATGCTTCCAATCTCTCAGTTGTATATAGAAAGAGGAAGAACTCGAGCAAATCTACCtcctgcagcagtgcagagcaACAGAAACCCAAACATTACGCCAGGAAGATGGTGACATCTCAAATTTATATAACCAACTACTTAACCTGAGAAAACCTGCGTATCTAACAATGCAGAATAATGCCAAAAAGTGAACACACACACTCCGTGTTTCAAAACACACTACTCACAGCGAGTCAGAAAAGAAGCATTCTGTATCTTACCTTTGTCATTCCTGGTAAATCCACAAGAGTCAGATTTACAACATTAGATGAAAAAATCTTAAGATGAATAGGCTCAGGACTGATTCCCtagaaatacattaataataaaaattaattactgtatTGGATTATTTAAATGTACCCTTTAGAAAGCCAAAAGCTGTAATTTCATACTACGGAAACTTTTTTCCATCATACACCTTACACCTACTTGGTGAGGACAAAAAGCCAGCCACATCTGTCAACCAATTCTTTTGTCTTTGGAAGCAGCCCTGTTTTCCCCCTCAATATACTACATAAAAGCTTTTATATCTCCGTAAATATATAGATATGGAAGAACAGAATACTCAATTGTATAATTACCCATAAAGTCATGTATGTGGAAAAATGGAAGCAAGTTTAactcaaagtttattttttgcactgctttgaagctttgaattaaaacagcagcaattctctgcatttttttttagctgaagtCACTTATCTCACAAACACAGTGAAAAATCTCATTACAATAGTTCAATGCTTTTCACTTCTACCTGCCAAAACTGTTTAAGAAAGGTTTAAGCAGCAAGAGTATCTATAGCAAGACAAAGATAGACAGTGAAACATTTACCTTATTATTTCCCGAAATcctctctgtttcattttctatttcctgACGAATTTCATCAAAATCTGTATAGATCtgaagtacagaagaaaaaaattatttaaagaaatcaaaaccagcAGACACTTACCTAATTGCAAAATAATACTCTTCTCCAAGAGACAGGGAAAAACTCTGTATCTAAGTATacagaaagtgagaaaaaacaagaatGACTATTAGCCCTTAAGCTTATGCCAACAGCAATCATCAGTGCTAAAAATTCAAGAAATTGGAATCTTGGCACTTTATCTGTTGATTAATACTCTGAGATAGCAGTTATTAGCCTTTATTTACCCCATTGATATCAGAAAAGGTGTAAAATTGTGTTCACTTAAAGAGAATTTCAAACACTTAATTACATTTCTAATCTAGCTGCAATCCTTTGAAGTTAATAAAAAACATGTAGCCTGAGCCCCTTCTCATCTCAGAGAGGACAATGAACAAGGACAGagtttaatttcaaaatctttccGCTCTTGTCACATCTATCCTCCTTCCACCAGTCCAAAATAAGTTAGTACACAGCTACCCTTGCACAGGTTCCCTCTACATTCCTCTCTAGATTTCCTTCAATTTCTAGCACTGCCTAGAAGGTAAGTAAATCAGTTTGAGGTAATAAACACTTAAATAATTCATCTGCCAACAAAAAGATTACTTTCTTCAAGCAAAGAATTAGATTTTGACTCTCTTATTAAAGTCCTAGGTCATCTCAGTTTCTGCTTCTCCCCCTCCAATGAGCACTggcctcttccttccttttcacgGCTTTCTAATAAATCTCTGCAGTAGCCAATTCTTCAGTGAACTGAAACGATTTGTGATTATATACTTCTTTGTCTTTGCAACTTCCTTTCTAATctcaccaaaaaagaaaaatcaacaaaataacacaaaaagaATTAAGATAAATCACTCAGCAGAATCAATGACCCACACAACAGTCAACTTACTGGTAAACTTTGtcttgaatttaaaagaatgttttcagaagctttCTACTcatataaagcaaaacagaaaatcctCAGTACAGTGGCATATAATATAGCAGATAGAACAATCTCCTTTTTGGGAAAGTCAAGGAATAAGATATagtattaaatatatatgtgataGAATGTTTATAAGCTCCATCATCAGAGTAAGCATACCTTATTTTTGGTGTGAAGAAATTTACCCCACTCTTCAGCATCtatctctgaaaacaaagaattgatacatgaggaagaggaagcagaTGATTCAATGACATTTTCCCGAAAGCCTGTTTGTTGAAAACTACAatgcgattttttttttcaagtagcaagagaaaaattagTCTGCTTTTTACTGTTAGATCTTTAATAGCtcaatataaatacatttatgatTCTGCTTAcaattttgcttatttaaacATTGCATCTCGTTACTCTTTTTAATCTGTCTTTCTTACACAAGGTCCACCTTCTTAACTGTAACTGAGCCAATCAGCTATcctaccatttttttttcagaaatggccTAGTCCATTAAATATCAGCttgcaacagaaaacaaaataattattagcAATAgcttaaaaaacctgaaaaaaataccagctttCAGCATCTTTCCTTTTACCATGCAAGCAAGATCAAattacagctgaa
This sequence is a window from Balearica regulorum gibbericeps isolate bBalReg1 chromosome 1, bBalReg1.pri, whole genome shotgun sequence. Protein-coding genes within it:
- the DNM1L gene encoding dynamin-1-like protein isoform X1; its protein translation is MEALIPVINKLQDVFNTVGADIIQLPQIVVVGTQSSGKSSVLESLVGRDLLPRGTGVVTRRPLILQLVHVSPEDGRKTAGDENDPATWKNPRHLSKEIDAEEWGKFLHTKNKIYTDFDEIRQEIENETERISGNNKGISPEPIHLKIFSSNVVNLTLVDLPGMTKVPVGDQPKDIELQIRELILQFISNPNSIILAVTAANTDMATSEALKIAREVDPDGRRTLAVITKLDLMDAGTDAMDVLMGRVIPVKLGIIGVVNRSQLDINNKKSVADSIRDEYGFLQKKYPSLANRNGTKYLARTLNRLLMHHIRDCLPELKTRINVLAAQYQSLLNSYGEPVEDKSATLLQLITKFATEYCNTIEGTAKYIETSELCGGARICYIFHETFGRTLESVDPLGGLNTIDILTAIRNATGPRPALFVPEVSFELLVKRQIKRLEEPSLRCVELVHEEMQRIIQHCSNYSTQELLRFPKLHDAIVEVVTCLLRRRLPVTNEMVHNLVAIELAYINTKHPDFADASGLMNNNIEEQRRNRLARELPSAVSRDKSTKAPGALTPASQETVTAASAEADGKAAPGAGDTSQEPGTGNWRGMLKPSKAEEVSAEEKSKPAAALPASPQKGHAVNLLDVPVPVARKLSAREQRDCEVIERLIKSYFLIVRKNIQDSVPKAVMHFLVNHVKDTLQSELVGQLYKSLLLDDLLTESEDMAQRRKEAADMLKALQRASQIIAEIRETHLW
- the DNM1L gene encoding dynamin-1-like protein isoform X2; protein product: MEALIPVINKLQDVFNTVGADIIQLPQIVVVGTQSSGKSSVLESLVGRDLLPRGTGVVTRRPLILQLVHVSPEDGRKTAGDENEIDAEEWGKFLHTKNKIYTDFDEIRQEIENETERISGNNKGISPEPIHLKIFSSNVVNLTLVDLPGMTKVPVGDQPKDIELQIRELILQFISNPNSIILAVTAANTDMATSEALKIAREVDPDGRRTLAVITKLDLMDAGTDAMDVLMGRVIPVKLGIIGVVNRSQLDINNKKSVADSIRDEYGFLQKKYPSLANRNGTKYLARTLNRLLMHHIRDCLPELKTRINVLAAQYQSLLNSYGEPVEDKSATLLQLITKFATEYCNTIEGTAKYIETSELCGGARICYIFHETFGRTLESVDPLGGLNTIDILTAIRNATGPRPALFVPEVSFELLVKRQIKRLEEPSLRCVELVHEEMQRIIQHCSNYSTQELLRFPKLHDAIVEVVTCLLRRRLPVTNEMVHNLVAIELAYINTKHPDFADASGLMNNNIEEQRRNRLARELPSAVSRDKSTKAPGALTPASQETVTAASAEADGKAAPGAGDTSQEPGTGNWRGMLKPSKAEEVSAEEKSKPAAALPASPQKGHAVNLLDVPVPVARKLSAREQRDCEVIERLIKSYFLIVRKNIQDSVPKAVMHFLVNHVKDTLQSELVGQLYKSLLLDDLLTESEDMAQRRKEAADMLKALQRASQIIAEIRETHLW
- the DNM1L gene encoding dynamin-1-like protein isoform X5 is translated as MEALIPVINKLQDVFNTVGADIIQLPQIVVVGTQSSGKSSVLESLVGRDLLPRGTGVVTRRPLILQLVHVSPEDGRKTAGDENDPATWKNPRHLSKEIDAEEWGKFLHTKNKIYTDFDEIRQEIENETERISGNNKGISPEPIHLKIFSSNVVNLTLVDLPGMTKVPVGDQPKDIELQIRELILQFISNPNSIILAVTAANTDMATSEALKIAREVDPDGRRTLAVITKLDLMDAGTDAMDVLMGRVIPVKLGIIGVVNRSQLDINNKKSVADSIRDEYGFLQKKYPSLANRNGTKYLARTLNRLLMHHIRDCLPELKTRINVLAAQYQSLLNSYGEPVEDKSATLLQLITKFATEYCNTIEGTAKYIETSELCGGARICYIFHETFGRTLESVDPLGGLNTIDILTAIRNATGPRPALFVPEVSFELLVKRQIKRLEEPSLRCVELVHEEMQRIIQHCSNYSTQELLRFPKLHDAIVEVVTCLLRRRLPVTNEMVHNLVAIELAYINTKHPDFADASGLMNNNIEEQRRNRLARELPSAVSRDKSTKAPGALTPASQETVTAASAEADGKLKKEDRR
- the DNM1L gene encoding dynamin-1-like protein isoform X4, with amino-acid sequence MEALIPVINKLQDVFNTVGADIIQLPQIVVVGTQSSGKSSVLESLVGRDLLPRGTGVVTRRPLILQLVHVSPEDGRKTAGDENEIDAEEWGKFLHTKNKIYTDFDEIRQEIENETERISGNNKGISPEPIHLKIFSSNVVNLTLVDLPGMTKVPVGDQPKDIELQIRELILQFISNPNSIILAVTAANTDMATSEALKIAREVDPDGRRTLAVITKLDLMDAGTDAMDVLMGRVIPVKLGIIGVVNRSQLDINNKKSVADSIRDEYGFLQKKYPSLANRNGTKYLARTLNRLLMHHIRDCLPELKTRINVLAAQYQSLLNSYGEPVEDKSATLLQLITKFATEYCNTIEGTAKYIETSELCGGARICYIFHETFGRTLESVDPLGGLNTIDILTAIRNATGPRPALFVPEVSFELLVKRQIKRLEEPSLRCVELVHEEMQRIIQHCSNYSTQELLRFPKLHDAIVEVVTCLLRRRLPVTNEMVHNLVAIELAYINTKHPDFADASGLMNNNIEEQRRNRLARELPSAVSRDKAAPGAGDTSQEPGTGNWRGMLKPSKAEEVSAEEKSKPAAALPASPQKGHAVNLLDVPVPVARKLSAREQRDCEVIERLIKSYFLIVRKNIQDSVPKAVMHFLVNHVKDTLQSELVGQLYKSLLLDDLLTESEDMAQRRKEAADMLKALQRASQIIAEIRETHLW